A window of Aeromicrobium sp. Root236 contains these coding sequences:
- a CDS encoding nitrate/nitrite transporter — protein MSHPAESRHPGAYAVWVVALLVYLLAVFHRSSLAVAGLAATERFDISAAQLATFTMLQLLVYAGMQIPVGLLVDRFGPRRVLLTGAITLTLAQAGFAFADTYAWALVARVFVGVGDAMTFICVLRLVNTWFAPRRVPLITQLTGVTGQLGAIIAAVPMTVALRELGWTKSYLIAASLGVVLTLALLAVVRDAPAARSVSGAALSLSGIRHSLSASWAQPGTRLGFWMHFTTQFSATTFGLLWGYPFFVRGEGRSDHVAGLLLTLMVVAVMSAGPVLGWAITRHPWQRSTIVLGILATIVAVWTVVLAWHGPAPLGLLVVLVIVMGVGGPASMIGFDLARTSNPADRLGSATAIVNQAGFVASLVLVVAIGVILDWRTPGSSTAYTPSAFRWAMSFQYVLWFLGLAQIWRYRVKSRAKVMAEEPEAYGRTRG, from the coding sequence GTGAGCCACCCTGCCGAGAGCCGCCATCCCGGCGCATACGCGGTCTGGGTCGTCGCCCTCCTGGTCTATCTCCTCGCGGTGTTCCACCGCTCGTCCCTCGCCGTCGCCGGTCTTGCCGCGACGGAGCGGTTCGACATCTCGGCCGCCCAGCTGGCGACGTTCACGATGCTGCAGCTGCTGGTCTACGCCGGCATGCAGATCCCCGTCGGGCTGCTGGTCGACCGGTTCGGCCCGCGGCGGGTGCTGCTGACGGGCGCCATCACCTTGACTCTGGCCCAGGCCGGCTTCGCGTTCGCCGACACGTACGCCTGGGCGCTCGTCGCGCGGGTCTTCGTCGGGGTCGGCGACGCCATGACGTTCATCTGTGTGCTGCGGCTGGTCAACACCTGGTTCGCGCCGCGCCGCGTACCCCTCATCACACAGCTGACCGGCGTCACGGGCCAACTCGGTGCGATCATCGCGGCCGTGCCGATGACGGTGGCGCTGCGCGAGCTGGGCTGGACGAAGTCCTACCTCATCGCGGCGTCGCTGGGGGTGGTCCTGACGCTCGCCTTGCTGGCCGTCGTCCGTGACGCGCCGGCTGCCCGCTCCGTCAGCGGCGCGGCCCTGTCGCTGAGCGGCATCCGGCACAGTCTCAGCGCCTCGTGGGCGCAACCGGGCACGCGGCTGGGCTTCTGGATGCACTTCACGACCCAGTTCAGCGCGACGACGTTCGGCCTGCTGTGGGGCTACCCGTTCTTCGTACGCGGGGAGGGTCGGTCCGACCACGTCGCCGGGTTGCTGCTGACGCTGATGGTCGTGGCGGTGATGAGCGCCGGGCCCGTCCTGGGGTGGGCGATCACGCGTCATCCGTGGCAGCGCTCGACGATCGTGCTCGGCATCCTCGCCACGATCGTCGCGGTCTGGACCGTCGTGCTGGCCTGGCACGGACCCGCCCCGCTGGGGCTGCTGGTGGTGCTCGTCATCGTGATGGGCGTCGGCGGTCCGGCGTCGATGATCGGCTTCGACCTCGCGCGTACGTCCAACCCGGCCGATCGGCTCGGCAGCGCCACGGCGATCGTCAACCAGGCCGGGTTCGTCGCGAGCCTCGTGCTCGTCGTCGCGATCGGCGTGATCCTCGACTGGCGCACCCCGGGCTCCTCGACCGCCTACACACCGTCGGCCTTCAGGTGGGCGATGTCGTTCCAGTACGTCCTGTG